TGGTGCCTTTCTAATAAACACGTTACACTACAAGGTGGGGATTAAgaacagaaaagtaaataaattgGAAACTGATGGGGAGAGATGGGAGGGAAATGGAAGGTGCGGGGTGGGGAGCAACAAGGAATTGACTCCCACGCCAGGGCATGGGGAAATAACCCTGAAGAGGATGGCTGTGGCTTCCCAAGCATCTCTGTGGGCCTCACCTGGGGGCTGCAGATGCTAGGCAGCCCCATAGCTGCCCTTtgctctgcaaagctgctcctgccccgaGACCACAGGGCTGGCGCAGCTCCGATACCTAATCCTAGGAatggtttttcttccttcctcaagGAGCTAAGACAAGCAGCtacttctgcttctcctcttaGGCTGGTGCATGTGTCCAGGTCAGTCCTTGCCTTCTGGACTGAGACACCTGATGTGTGCAAGGTGATGGATgcctcagctgggcaggggtgtTTCTGTAGTGGTTTCCCCACACAGCACGTGGAGGGATTTCTGGGAAAAGAGAGGTGATGCTTGAGGTCACAGACAAGAAGCTTGGGCTTTTTCCCATCTTACTGTGCCTTACAGTCACTCTGCCTCCTTCCAGGAAGGCATCTTCCAGCTCCATGTGTGCATGGGATGTGGGGAACAGAAAGAGTTTGGGAGCAAAACTGGGATTGAGCGGAAAGAGGCTCTTGCCAGAGTTGTTCAACCAGCACATAATCTTGCCTTGCGTCTGGAAGAAAAACCACCTTCCTATGCAACCCCTCCAATGTCCAGGACGGTCCCCAAAGACACTGGCACTCTCTGCCCATAATGCCAATGCTCTGGGTGACAGGAGGGGTTTGGGCACCCACTACCAGAGCACTGCTTAGGGTCACCAGGCCAGTCAGCGCCTTTGGGAAGAAGCAGCCCCTACTGTGGGAAGTAGGTCTCTTAAACAATTCAGTAGCTTTTACTGTATATATTAGCGGAGCAACAGTAACTGTAACGCGCCAGTTGACAGGAAGGACTGGGGGGTTAATTTTCAGGATGCTGCCTGAGAATTTAGCCATGGGATTTCCATTATTGCTAATGGGACTCATGCAGCTTAATTTCATGCAAGCTACACTAAAAATGTACACCTACCTGCCTGCAAAATTTCAGTCCTAAACTCACACCTTTTAAAGGTTAGAGGGTAAACAAACACCTGAAACCACAGTGTCTCACTATTTCCCCCTCTTAGCCATTCGGATTTTAAAGTctgtgaggaggaggaactCGAGCAGTTTGAGGCAATTAAAAACCCCATCCTGCAGGCATGCTGGCTGCCTGTGCACTGCATCCCCACTCTCGGCCAATTACAACAGCAGAGTTATAACCCCCGAAAAAACGGGGGTAGCTAATGCCTTATCCTTAACTATAGTACGGCAAGTGTGGCGTTATCGTACAGGTCTAATAACCCACGCAGCGCCGCCGTGCATCGTGAGGCCTCCGTTATTAGGCTGTTCTCGTTAAATGACTGCTATCATCTGGTCCCAAAGTACATTAAATCCCATTATAATTATAAACACACTTCCCCATAACGTTCTCCTTAGATTACATTTGCGCTGCTTTACCCCAAGGGTATCTTTGTACTAATGCCGTCCGTGTTTGTTGTTTTAGCTGACGACGCCGGGCCCTGCGCTGTCTGCGGCGTGCCATGGGtggtgtgggagggagggaaggagggagagctCTGTGTGGCTGCCACCCTGCCATCTCCTGAGAATGACACAGGCCTCCGGGTGCACCGCCAAGGAGCCAGGGCACACACATGTTCCCCGGTCGAGGATGCTCAGGGCGCAGCTCTCGTGGCTCGTGTCTTGTGCCACTGTCTTGTGCTTTTGGTGTTGGAATCACGGTGCTGCCGGTGTCTCCCTGCTATGTTTCACTCTCTTCCCGAAGCCACCATCGCCGATCCTTGCCGCAGAACACCATGGCCCGTCCCGGTCCGCGGGCACCCGCCGCATCCCTACATACAAGCGGTGCCAGTGCACCGGGGGCGGCGTTTCATCAGCGGGAAATTAGCTTCGTCGGGGCGACACGTGCTCGGCATCACATCATGTCACACCCCGGCCGGAATCCACCACCGGACCCCTAACCGGACTCTGGGGTTGGTTTTTACGGTCTCCTCCCCCGGGGCCGGGGGGTCCGCCCCGACGCGGCGCGGGGGCGGCTTTGTCTGCGGCGGTGAGCGCAGCCCGTCGGGGCGCGCAGCCCCGCTCGGTGCGGGGGTGCTGCTGCCCGGGGCCGCTCCGCGGGGCCGCGGGGCTTCCGTGCAGCCGCTGCCGCCCGCGGCTCCTCCATGTTTGTTGTCGGCAGCGCTGTCCAGCCGTTCCCCGCAAGGTGCGGGgctgcgcggggcggggcgggcccgggcGGGGGCGCCCGCACTCAGCGCGGCGCGGGgcggtgggtgggtgggtggtgggtggGGGCGGCCTGacgcgggcgcggggcggcccGTGGGCCGGCGCCGCCGTGATTTGCTGCGCGGCGCggcgagcggcggcggcggcgatgAGAGCGGGCAGTGCGAACTGCCGGAGCAGCCGCCGGCCGCCGTGAGTGCGGGAGAGGGGGGGCGGCACCGGGACCCCCCGCCCCCCAGCACCGGGACACCCCCCCTCCGGGTCCTCCCGCAGCGGGACCGGGGCTCTGCCGCTTCGCCGCGCACCTGATGGGGCCGCGCTGCCGGCAGGACGGGGCGGCCGGAGCGGGTGCCGGGTGGTGGCGGGGGATGCGCTCCTTCCCGTCCTttgcctcccttcccttcccttcccttcctcgggcggcggcggcggggacgCGGCTCCGGCAGCCGCGGCTCCGCCGAGCAGCGCAGAAAGTTTCGGGCGAGTCGCTGCTGGGCTACGGGCTaacttccctctcctccccgctcccttctcctccccgctcccttctcccttttactctcccttctccctccaccggcttttctctctttcctccctttctctattttttcccctttctctctccttccccgCTTCCCTCGCCGCTCCCCCTTCCTGCTCCACTCCGCTCCTCTCCCCCTCCGCCTTTTGTTTTCGCAGATAGTCGGCACACAAAGCTGGTCCCAGATTTGAGCGACGGCGAGACACCCTGATGCGCGAGCCTGGGGCGCGCCATGGATCTGACTAAGATGGGGCTGATCCAGCTGCAGAACCCCTGCCACCCCACCGGGCTGCTGCACAAAGCCAACCAGATGCGCCTGGCGGGGACGCTGTGCGACGTGGTCATCATGGTGGACAGCCAGGAGTTCCACGCACACCGGACCGTGCTGGCCTGCACCAGCAAAATGTTCGAGATCCTCTTCCACCGCAACAGCCAGCACTACACCCTGGACTTCCTCTCGCCAAAGACGTTCCAGCAGATCCTGGAGTACGCATACACCGCTACCCTGCAGGCCAAGGTTGAGGACCTGGATGACCTGCTCTATGCTGCCGAGATCCTGGAAATTGAGTACTTGGAGGAGCAGTGCCTGAAGATCCTGGAGACCATCCAGGCCTCTGAGGACAACGATGCTGAGGTCGCTATGACCGATGGAGGTGCCGCTGCCACcactgaagaagaggaggagaggaagtcGAGGTACATCAAGGGCCTCTTCATCTCCAAGCCCACTGGTGAGGAGGGTGGCTATGCCAGTGCAACCAGCCAGAGCCTGCCGGCAGCTACGGCAGAGCAGAGCCCCTCTGCCTCCGTGTCCTACTGCTCCCTCTCTGCCATGAGCCCCACCAAAGCGGCAGTGGACAGCTTGATGACCATTGGGCAGTCGCTGCTGCAGGGCGCCCTGCCACCCGCTGCCCCCGAGGACTCACACCCCATCACCGCCCGCCGCCCTCCCAGCCTTGCTGAGGTCAAAACCGAAGCGATGCAGGTGGACGAGGCCTCCAGCCATGACAGTCCCCGGACAGCCGAGCCTGGTGGCTCCAGTGGGGAGAAGCCTGACGAGAAAGGCAAGGAAGGGCCCGGTACCCCGACCCGCAGCAGTGTCATCACCAGCGCCCGCGAACTGCACTATGCCCGTGAGGAGGGCACTGAGCCACCTCCTGaacctggccaggggctgccaCTGGGGCCAGAGCCATCCGCTGCCACCCCAGGTGAGAAGCCCCTGGGCATCTACTCACTGCTGCCGAACCACAAGACTGAGCCAGTGCTTGGTGTGCCACCTGCTGTGGCATCCACCCTGCATGTGCAGCCAGCCTTGGCTGTCTCCATGGACTTCAGTGCCTATGGggggctgctgccccagggcttcATCCAGCGGGAGCTGTTCAGCAAGCTGGGGGAGCTGGCAGCCGGCATGAAGAcggagagcagagccctgggcgagcagtgcagtgtgtgtggggcagagctgccagacaACGAGACCCTCGAGCAGCACAGGTGAGTGctgaggctgtgctgtggcacGCTGCACCAGGCAGCCGGGATCTTGCCAGTGGGTTTTGATTTCTGGCTGGGCATTCTCTGTGTGTTGGTGCAAAGTTTCTGCCATGTACCTCAAAACTAGGCTGTTGGAGTAGTGCGCTTAGAGGGATGGCTCTTGCAGCTCCCACAGATCTGGCAGCTGCACCAGAAGGTTCCTTCTAGTGAGTgctggctggggagggcagcCTGGATGGGGCGGGAGCCGTCAGTGTTTCCCACTACCACAGACGCCATCAGTTTCCCTGAGGCATCAGCCACGCAGCTCACAGTTGCCACACTTTGAGTTCAGGGATCTGCATGCAGGGGGATGCTGTGGGGTCAGGCAGCTCTCGTCCACCCTCTGCTGAGCGCTGGTCCCTCATGTACCAGCTCACGGGCA
This region of Pithys albifrons albifrons isolate INPA30051 chromosome 23, PitAlb_v1, whole genome shotgun sequence genomic DNA includes:
- the ZBTB16 gene encoding zinc finger and BTB domain-containing protein 16; translation: MDLTKMGLIQLQNPCHPTGLLHKANQMRLAGTLCDVVIMVDSQEFHAHRTVLACTSKMFEILFHRNSQHYTLDFLSPKTFQQILEYAYTATLQAKVEDLDDLLYAAEILEIEYLEEQCLKILETIQASEDNDAEVAMTDGGAAATTEEEEERKSRYIKGLFISKPTGEEGGYASATSQSLPAATAEQSPSASVSYCSLSAMSPTKAAVDSLMTIGQSLLQGALPPAAPEDSHPITARRPPSLAEVKTEAMQVDEASSHDSPRTAEPGGSSGEKPDEKGKEGPGTPTRSSVITSARELHYAREEGTEPPPEPGQGLPLGPEPSAATPGEKPLGIYSLLPNHKTEPVLGVPPAVASTLHVQPALAVSMDFSAYGGLLPQGFIQRELFSKLGELAAGMKTESRALGEQCSVCGAELPDNETLEQHRKLHSGMKTYGCELCGKRFLDSLRLRMHLLAHSAGAKALVCDQCGAQFSKEDALETHRQTHTGTDMAVFCLLCGKRFQTQSALQQHMEVHAGVRSYICSECNRTFPSHTALKRHLRSHTGDHPYECEFCGSCFRDESTLKGHKRIHTGEKPYECNGCGKKFSLKHQLETHYRVHTGEKPFECKLCHQRSRDYSAMIKHLRTHNGASPYQCTICLEYCPSLSAMQKHMKGHKPEEIPTDWRIEKTYLYLCYV